The following are encoded together in the Desulfovibrio legallii genome:
- the rapZ gene encoding RNase adapter RapZ: protein MSKTVAAAAASTSTSAPASAPVRVCVVTGLSGAGKSTALKVFEDMGHFVVDGLPASLAPEMAAMMSRPSMSHFQGIALGMDLRQSTFLDDLNASLEALAAQSIRPTLLFLEASTQELMRRYATTRRPHPLEREGMGLEAALKAERDKLRPLRELADLVVDTTRFSIHDLRRAIQKRWGSSRGRLRAIRVNVISFGFKYGVPREADLVFDLRFLPNPYFLENLRPLCGRDKPVADYVFATPQAREFRAKLLDLLFFMLPLMETEGRYRVTIAVGCTGGRHRSVAMAEALWQALRQADYPASLEHRHLELG from the coding sequence ATGAGCAAAACCGTAGCGGCGGCTGCCGCCTCCACATCCACAAGTGCGCCGGCCTCTGCGCCGGTGCGGGTCTGCGTGGTTACGGGGCTTTCCGGTGCGGGCAAGAGCACCGCGCTGAAAGTGTTTGAAGACATGGGGCACTTTGTGGTGGACGGCCTGCCCGCCAGCCTGGCGCCGGAAATGGCGGCCATGATGTCCCGCCCTTCAATGAGCCATTTTCAGGGCATTGCGCTGGGCATGGACCTGCGGCAAAGCACTTTTCTGGACGACCTGAACGCCTCGCTGGAGGCCCTGGCCGCGCAGAGCATTCGCCCCACCTTGTTGTTTCTGGAGGCCTCGACGCAGGAGCTTATGCGCCGGTACGCCACCACCAGGCGGCCCCACCCCCTGGAGCGGGAGGGCATGGGCCTGGAGGCGGCCCTCAAGGCGGAGCGCGACAAGCTGCGTCCTTTGCGGGAGCTGGCCGATCTGGTGGTGGATACTACGCGGTTTTCCATCCACGATCTGCGCAGAGCCATTCAGAAGCGCTGGGGCAGCAGCCGGGGCAGACTGCGGGCCATCCGGGTCAATGTCATTTCCTTCGGCTTCAAGTACGGCGTACCGCGTGAGGCGGATTTGGTTTTTGACCTGCGCTTTTTGCCCAATCCCTATTTTCTGGAAAATCTGCGCCCCCTCTGCGGCCGGGACAAGCCCGTGGCCGACTACGTTTTTGCCACGCCCCAGGCGCGGGAATTTCGCGCCAAGTTGTTGGACCTGCTGTTTTTCATGTTGCCGCTCATGGAAACAGAAGGGCGTTACAGGGTGACCATTGCCGTGGGTTGCACCGGCGGCCGCCATCGCTCTGTGGCCATGGCCGAGGCCCTGTGGCAGGCGCTCCGGCAGGCGGACTATCCGGCCTCTCTTGAGCACCGGCATCTTGAACTTGGTTGA
- a CDS encoding PTS sugar transporter subunit IIA yields MTDENTANVENGEQDAGGRVGVIVVSHADYGSAMLRTAEFILGPQSDCCSISVDVAHEVSETVRRLDDAAQRLDKGAGVIVLTDMFGGTPTNLALSLLATHKVEVVTGVNLPMLLKVFTSRDKELEELAQLAGEAGAKGIVVAGSMLRNKPRDKNAG; encoded by the coding sequence ATGACGGACGAAAATACTGCAAACGTCGAAAACGGCGAGCAGGACGCCGGCGGTCGGGTCGGCGTTATTGTGGTTTCCCATGCCGACTACGGTTCGGCCATGCTCCGCACGGCGGAATTTATTCTGGGGCCGCAGAGCGACTGTTGCTCCATTAGTGTGGACGTGGCCCACGAAGTGTCCGAAACCGTGCGCCGTCTGGACGACGCAGCCCAGCGCCTGGACAAGGGTGCCGGCGTCATTGTGCTTACGGATATGTTTGGCGGCACGCCTACCAATCTGGCCCTTTCACTGTTGGCCACCCACAAGGTGGAGGTGGTCACGGGGGTGAACTTGCCCATGCTCCTCAAGGTCTTTACGTCACGGGACAAGGAGCTGGAAGAACTGGCCCAGCTGGCCGGTGAAGCCGGGGCCAAGGGCATTGTGGTGGCGGGCAGCATGCTGCGCAACAAACCTCGTGACAAGAATGCCGGTTAG
- a CDS encoding PTS sugar transporter subunit IIB, with the protein MWFRVDNRLVHGQVIEAWLPYTGARHLVVANDELATDFLRQQIVALAVPQRVAVHFIPVRELAATLNSCGEESFVLFATCQDARRACDAGIVMEVLNMGNLHYGPEKLQILPNVALSLQDREDLRVLRQHLVQFDFRSVPSETVRGPHEQLF; encoded by the coding sequence ATGTGGTTTCGGGTGGACAACCGGCTGGTGCACGGACAGGTTATTGAGGCGTGGCTGCCCTATACGGGGGCGCGGCATCTGGTGGTGGCCAACGACGAACTGGCCACGGATTTTTTGCGGCAGCAGATCGTGGCCCTGGCCGTACCCCAGCGGGTGGCGGTCCATTTTATTCCAGTCAGGGAGTTGGCAGCTACCCTCAATAGCTGCGGCGAGGAGAGTTTTGTGCTCTTTGCCACCTGCCAGGACGCGCGTCGCGCCTGTGACGCCGGAATCGTCATGGAGGTGCTCAATATGGGCAACCTGCACTATGGTCCGGAAAAATTGCAGATTCTACCCAATGTAGCCTTGTCGCTGCAGGACAGGGAAGATTTGCGCGTCCTGCGGCAGCACTTGGTGCAGTTCGACTTTCGGTCTGTACCTTCGGAGACTGTGCGAGGCCCCCATGAGCAGCTTTTCTGA
- a CDS encoding helix-turn-helix transcriptional regulator gives MGSNISQLRRSKGMTQAELAERLGVGNDSFSRAFNT, from the coding sequence GTGGGCAGCAATATTAGCCAGCTTCGCCGCAGTAAAGGCATGACCCAGGCCGAACTTGCAGAGCGGCTTGGCGTTGGCAATGATTCTTTTTCTAGAGCATTTAACACTTGA
- a CDS encoding helix-turn-helix domain-containing protein, with protein sequence MSFANCSRIEKGVVAPRFQRLELIAEVLGCTVSELFVCKNEEVAAKISVIEDVLLRLPQDVRSEVLQVILNLLYSFQKLLPVCSMQAEKESQRAEQNRVMVGKPPSS encoded by the coding sequence ATTTCATTCGCTAACTGCTCTAGAATAGAGAAAGGAGTGGTAGCCCCAAGATTTCAGCGGTTGGAGCTTATTGCTGAAGTCCTGGGGTGTACAGTTTCGGAATTGTTTGTCTGTAAAAACGAGGAAGTAGCGGCAAAGATATCTGTTATTGAAGATGTTCTGCTGCGGCTGCCGCAGGATGTCCGCAGCGAAGTGCTGCAGGTAATTCTGAACTTATTGTACAGCTTTCAGAAACTATTGCCTGTCTGCAGCATGCAGGCAGAAAAAGAATCGCAACGCGCAGAGCAAAACAGGGTAATGGTGGGGAAACCACCGTCTTCCTGA
- a CDS encoding protein phosphatase CheZ has product MSKKADEPAVYKELTADMRQGLREIYRQIYTASKDQPLPGPATDALFHEASDQLNEVLKATETATMSIMEIVERHLDLQAQNAEMLAAVRQGAATPSQVCRLEDNNNRLGDDLTTLLTTLSFQDITGQRIKRVVDALNQIENTVVELYISSGLMLEGAETNPHKTAAELRDEADKALETFQQRRQEALKGPDKNGVSQSAIDAMLAQLGM; this is encoded by the coding sequence ATGAGCAAAAAGGCTGACGAACCCGCCGTGTACAAAGAGCTGACTGCGGACATGCGCCAAGGTCTCAGAGAAATTTACCGCCAGATCTACACCGCGTCCAAAGACCAGCCCCTGCCCGGCCCTGCCACGGACGCGCTGTTTCACGAAGCCTCGGACCAACTGAACGAAGTGCTTAAGGCCACAGAAACAGCCACCATGAGCATCATGGAAATTGTAGAGCGCCATCTGGACCTGCAGGCCCAAAACGCCGAAATGCTGGCCGCCGTGCGCCAGGGCGCGGCCACGCCTTCACAGGTGTGCAGGCTGGAAGACAACAACAACCGGCTCGGCGACGATTTAACCACCCTGCTTACCACCCTGAGCTTTCAGGACATCACCGGCCAGCGCATCAAACGCGTGGTGGACGCTCTGAACCAGATCGAAAATACCGTGGTGGAGCTGTACATTTCTTCCGGCCTCATGCTGGAAGGCGCGGAAACCAACCCCCACAAAACCGCTGCCGAGCTGCGGGACGAGGCCGACAAAGCGTTGGAGACTTTCCAGCAGCGCCGTCAGGAGGCCCTCAAAGGCCCGGATAAAAACGGGGTTTCCCAGTCTGCCATCGACGCTATGCTCGCCCAGCTGGGGATGTAG
- the ybgF gene encoding tol-pal system protein YbgF — translation MRTFRSLYILTLTCAALPLSGCMGSSSGSGSLSLEQQVQQHDVQLRQMQPAQADAWNQLQAMRQELNTLKGQMDDLHNVGGARVLVERVKTHDEALRQVERSMALNLNLGDPMTAASGGAAAAPAVQAAPQAQPAYGQTPAYGQTPAYGQSPTYGQPTYGQAAAAGAAAGAAAGVAATGPAAAGPAQAPSASTWGQPSPQPQTQVQAPQKDISLALFDAGVNAFNSRKYEEAQRSFSDFLKNYKDHSQAPEAQYYLAECYFQRNQFADAALAYDTVIKKYPKSSSAPGAYLKQGISFSKLNQGAAAKARMQELIKKYPSSPEAARAKTFLKTNK, via the coding sequence ATGCGCACATTCCGTTCCCTGTATATTCTGACCCTGACCTGCGCAGCCTTGCCGCTGAGTGGCTGCATGGGCAGCAGCAGCGGCAGCGGCAGCCTGAGCCTGGAACAACAGGTGCAGCAGCACGACGTGCAGCTGCGGCAGATGCAGCCCGCCCAGGCCGACGCCTGGAATCAGCTGCAGGCCATGCGCCAAGAGCTGAACACGCTGAAAGGACAAATGGACGACCTGCATAACGTGGGCGGCGCGCGCGTCCTGGTGGAACGCGTCAAAACCCATGACGAGGCCCTGCGCCAGGTGGAGCGCAGCATGGCCCTGAACCTGAACCTGGGCGACCCCATGACCGCCGCTTCCGGCGGCGCTGCGGCCGCGCCCGCAGTGCAGGCCGCGCCGCAAGCCCAGCCCGCCTACGGGCAAACCCCAGCCTATGGACAGACGCCCGCCTATGGTCAGAGCCCCACGTACGGCCAACCCACATACGGCCAGGCGGCCGCTGCCGGCGCTGCGGCCGGCGCTGCTGCCGGCGTTGCGGCGACTGGTCCGGCTGCGGCTGGTCCGGCCCAGGCGCCCAGCGCCAGCACCTGGGGCCAGCCTTCACCCCAGCCGCAGACGCAGGTGCAGGCTCCGCAAAAGGATATTTCGCTGGCCCTCTTTGACGCGGGCGTCAATGCCTTCAACTCCCGCAAATACGAAGAGGCCCAACGTTCTTTTTCCGACTTTCTCAAGAACTATAAAGACCACAGCCAGGCCCCGGAAGCTCAGTACTACCTGGCGGAGTGCTACTTCCAGCGCAACCAGTTTGCCGACGCGGCCCTGGCCTACGATACCGTCATCAAAAAGTACCCCAAGTCGTCCAGCGCGCCCGGCGCTTACTTGAAGCAGGGCATCAGCTTCAGCAAGCTCAATCAGGGGGCGGCGGCCAAGGCCCGCATGCAGGAACTGATCAAAAAATACCCCAGCTCACCCGAAGCCGCACGAGCCAAAACCTTTCTCAAGACCAACAAGTGA
- a CDS encoding PLDc N-terminal domain-containing protein: MIFHWWHVLILMVPMIPSLWSILHIWGHEFASPQQRVLWLLLVVFVPVLGGIIYIFTGRKKALGEVQS; this comes from the coding sequence ATGATTTTTCACTGGTGGCATGTGCTGATCTTGATGGTGCCCATGATCCCTTCACTGTGGAGCATTCTGCACATCTGGGGGCATGAGTTCGCCAGCCCCCAACAGCGCGTGCTGTGGCTGTTGCTGGTGGTATTTGTTCCGGTCCTCGGCGGCATCATTTATATTTTTACCGGTCGCAAAAAAGCTCTGGGCGAGGTGCAGTCCTGA
- the lspA gene encoding signal peptidase II — MARRYALLGSVAALVLFLDQLSKWAVMRLIPEHRPVTVIAGLFDLVNIRNRGAAFGFLNRSDMEWQFWLFLAATIVAVGAILLVARSEENGPCLLTGLGCIMGGALGNLVDRVRFRAVVDFLDIYWKDWHWPAFNVADAAIFVGVALTCLVLWRKPPTQK, encoded by the coding sequence ATGGCGCGTCGCTATGCTCTGCTGGGCTCTGTGGCCGCCCTGGTCCTATTTCTGGACCAGTTGAGCAAATGGGCCGTCATGCGCCTGATACCGGAACACCGCCCGGTCACGGTGATTGCGGGGTTGTTTGATCTGGTCAACATCCGTAACCGGGGCGCGGCCTTCGGCTTTTTGAACCGCTCGGACATGGAATGGCAGTTCTGGCTGTTTTTGGCCGCCACCATCGTGGCGGTGGGGGCCATCCTGCTGGTGGCCCGCAGCGAAGAAAACGGCCCTTGCCTGCTGACCGGCCTGGGCTGCATCATGGGGGGCGCGCTGGGCAACCTGGTGGACAGGGTGCGGTTTCGCGCGGTAGTGGACTTTCTGGACATTTATTGGAAAGATTGGCACTGGCCCGCATTTAATGTGGCGGATGCCGCCATATTTGTGGGGGTAGCCCTGACCTGCCTGGTGCTTTGGCGCAAGCCGCCAACACAAAAGTAA
- the ileS gene encoding isoleucine--tRNA ligase yields MSDYKKTLHLPKTSFPMKADLARKEPDAIKRWDAINAAELMAAASGSKGGYVLHDGPPYANGHLHMGHALNKILKDIIVKSRNMAGYASRYVPGWDCHGLPIEHKVEQELKEKKKSLPAHVVRRLCREYAAKWIDIQRKEFKRLGVLGLWEDPYMSMKPAYEAATARELARFVAKGGVMRAKKPIYWCCSCHTALAEAEVEYADHTSPSIYVRFALPDDALRNFFPQADPARAFVVIWTTTPWTLPDNMAVCLHPEFEYVLVQAGDAQYLLAAELLADCAARFGWANPAVLGRATGAELAGLKARHPFYDRESPLVLGKHVTLDAGTGCVHTAPGHGREDYEVGLAYGLDILSPLDDAGRFLPTVPFFAGLNVFEANPKVMEKLEEVGALLHKGRIKHSYPHCWRCKEPVIFRATTQWFISMEKNDLRARALKAIDEQVRWIPAWGRERIHNMVALRPDWCISRQRQWGVPILALLCEDCGEAWNDPQWMEGLCDRFAAHPTGCDYWYEADIKDIVPQGLTCPHCGGSHWKRETDILDVWFDSGTSFAAVLEQRPELAFPADLYLEGSDQHRGWFHSSLLVSEGNRGCPPYRSVLTHGYVVDGEGHKMSKSVGNIIAPQELTEKYGAEIVRLWASSVDYREDIRLSDEIVGRLVDAYRRIRNTCRFILGNLHDLTREDLLPVAGLLPLDRFALDTAARTHQRVQQAYMDFDFHKVYHCLHNYCVTDLSAVYLDILKDRLYASSRTGVERRSAQTALWHILRLLLRDMAPVLSFTAEEILSHLPEGLRVPQATVFALPPLDDLDPFLLPDGVRDDWNVLLAVRGAVTRAIEPLRRDGVVGHALDTRVTLYVADELRQRLEGLDTDLRAVCIVSQLALQPLAAAPQGAYSDPEVSGLSIEVGKAQGAKCERCWIYSTELGRNAEHPALCPRCTAVVCAQDNSRS; encoded by the coding sequence ATGAGCGATTATAAAAAGACCCTGCACCTGCCCAAGACCAGCTTCCCCATGAAGGCCGATTTGGCCCGGAAAGAACCGGACGCCATCAAACGCTGGGACGCCATCAACGCCGCGGAACTTATGGCCGCCGCTTCCGGCTCCAAGGGCGGCTATGTACTGCACGACGGCCCGCCCTACGCCAACGGCCACCTCCATATGGGCCACGCCCTGAACAAAATCCTCAAGGATATCATTGTCAAATCCCGCAATATGGCGGGCTACGCCTCGCGTTACGTGCCGGGCTGGGACTGCCACGGCCTGCCCATTGAGCACAAGGTGGAACAGGAACTGAAAGAAAAAAAGAAATCCCTGCCTGCCCATGTGGTGCGGCGGCTCTGCCGCGAATACGCCGCCAAGTGGATCGACATCCAGCGCAAGGAATTTAAACGGCTGGGCGTACTGGGCCTGTGGGAAGATCCCTACATGAGCATGAAGCCCGCCTACGAGGCGGCCACCGCACGGGAACTGGCCCGTTTTGTGGCCAAGGGCGGCGTCATGCGCGCCAAAAAGCCCATTTACTGGTGCTGCTCCTGTCACACGGCCTTGGCTGAAGCCGAGGTGGAATACGCCGACCACACCTCGCCCTCCATCTATGTGCGCTTCGCCCTGCCCGACGACGCTCTGCGCAACTTTTTCCCCCAGGCTGACCCGGCCCGCGCTTTTGTGGTCATCTGGACCACCACCCCCTGGACCCTGCCGGACAATATGGCCGTGTGCCTGCATCCGGAGTTTGAATATGTGCTGGTGCAGGCCGGGGACGCACAGTACCTGCTGGCTGCCGAACTGCTGGCAGACTGCGCCGCGCGCTTCGGCTGGGCGAACCCCGCCGTGCTGGGCCGGGCCACAGGTGCGGAGCTCGCGGGCCTTAAGGCCCGCCACCCCTTTTACGACCGGGAATCGCCCCTGGTGCTGGGCAAACACGTTACCCTGGACGCGGGCACGGGCTGCGTGCACACCGCGCCGGGCCACGGCCGCGAAGACTACGAGGTGGGCCTGGCTTACGGGCTGGACATCCTCTCCCCCCTGGACGACGCCGGGCGGTTTTTGCCCACAGTGCCCTTCTTTGCCGGGCTCAATGTTTTTGAGGCCAACCCCAAGGTTATGGAAAAGCTGGAAGAAGTTGGAGCGCTGCTGCACAAGGGGCGTATCAAACACTCGTACCCGCACTGCTGGCGCTGCAAGGAGCCGGTCATCTTCCGCGCCACTACCCAGTGGTTCATCAGCATGGAAAAGAACGACCTGCGCGCCCGCGCCCTCAAGGCTATTGACGAGCAGGTGCGCTGGATTCCGGCCTGGGGCCGGGAGCGCATCCACAACATGGTGGCATTGCGCCCGGACTGGTGCATCTCGCGCCAGCGTCAGTGGGGCGTGCCCATTCTGGCCTTGCTCTGTGAAGACTGCGGGGAAGCCTGGAACGACCCCCAGTGGATGGAAGGTCTCTGCGACCGCTTCGCCGCCCACCCCACGGGCTGCGATTACTGGTATGAGGCGGATATCAAGGATATTGTACCCCAGGGCCTGACCTGCCCGCACTGCGGCGGCAGCCACTGGAAACGTGAAACCGACATCCTGGACGTCTGGTTCGATTCGGGAACCAGCTTTGCCGCCGTACTGGAACAGCGTCCGGAGCTTGCCTTCCCGGCGGACCTGTACCTGGAAGGTTCCGACCAGCACCGGGGCTGGTTTCACAGTTCCCTTTTAGTCAGCGAGGGCAACCGGGGCTGCCCGCCCTACCGCAGCGTGCTCACACACGGCTATGTGGTAGACGGCGAAGGGCACAAGATGTCCAAATCCGTGGGAAATATCATTGCGCCGCAAGAGCTCACCGAAAAATACGGCGCAGAAATCGTCCGCCTCTGGGCCTCCTCGGTGGACTACCGCGAGGATATCCGCCTTTCCGATGAAATCGTGGGGCGGCTGGTGGACGCCTACCGCCGCATCCGCAACACCTGCCGGTTTATCCTGGGCAACCTCCACGACCTGACCCGCGAGGATCTGCTGCCCGTGGCGGGCCTGCTGCCCCTGGACCGCTTTGCTCTGGACACGGCCGCCCGCACCCACCAGCGGGTGCAGCAGGCCTATATGGATTTCGACTTCCACAAGGTCTACCACTGCCTGCACAATTACTGCGTCACCGACCTTTCCGCCGTCTATCTGGACATTCTCAAGGACCGCCTCTACGCCTCGTCCCGGACCGGAGTGGAACGCCGCTCGGCCCAGACGGCTCTCTGGCACATCCTGCGCCTGCTGCTGCGCGATATGGCCCCGGTACTCTCTTTTACGGCGGAGGAAATACTCAGCCATCTTCCCGAAGGGCTGCGCGTGCCGCAGGCCACGGTCTTTGCCCTGCCGCCGCTGGACGATCTCGACCCCTTTCTGCTGCCGGACGGCGTTCGCGATGACTGGAACGTGCTGCTGGCCGTGCGCGGCGCGGTAACCCGCGCCATTGAGCCCCTGCGCCGCGACGGCGTGGTGGGGCACGCCCTGGACACGCGGGTGACCCTTTATGTAGCCGACGAACTGCGCCAGCGCCTGGAAGGCCTGGATACGGACCTGCGGGCCGTGTGCATCGTCTCCCAGCTGGCCCTGCAGCCGCTGGCCGCCGCGCCCCAGGGAGCTTACAGCGACCCGGAGGTGTCCGGCCTGAGCATTGAGGTCGGCAAAGCCCAGGGGGCCAAGTGTGAGCGCTGCTGGATATACAGTACGGAGCTGGGCCGCAATGCAGAGCACCCCGCCCTCTGCCCGCGCTGCACGGCCGTAGTCTGCGCTCAGGACAACAGCCGGAGCTGA
- a CDS encoding HypC/HybG/HupF family hydrogenase formation chaperone has product MCLAIPARIEELQENGMARVRVGESQTFLTTSVMLLPEPPSVGDYVIVHAGFALHTMTPQEAQESLSALRELAQAMEGTPAPF; this is encoded by the coding sequence ATGTGTCTCGCCATACCCGCCAGAATCGAAGAACTGCAGGAAAACGGCATGGCCCGCGTACGCGTGGGCGAAAGCCAGACCTTTCTGACCACTTCCGTCATGCTTTTGCCGGAACCGCCTTCTGTGGGGGACTATGTTATTGTCCACGCAGGTTTTGCCCTGCACACTATGACCCCCCAGGAAGCCCAGGAGAGCCTCTCCGCCCTGCGCGAACTGGCCCAGGCTATGGAGGGCACGCCGGCTCCGTTTTAA
- the hmcC gene encoding sulfate respiration complex protein HmcC, which yields MAEHSIVIPTRDKLFNLGEFFRPTPGNIITAIILAVGLTITIIRFTMGIGSVTNLSDNQPWGMWIGFDLLCGVCLAAGGYFTTVACYIMGVNYHSAIRPAVTTAFLGYAFVVIALLYDLGHPLRLPFMFFFPGTTSVLFEVGLCVATYLTVLFVEFSVAPMEWLASRFPWLVKWRKVVIKMTIPLTIFGVTLSTLHQSSLGSLYLIAPGKLYPLWYSPFMPMFFFVSSMAAGASMVIFEGMFAHKGVHQYMDKTHLREADQVVFSFARAASFILFAYFMLKLIDMLVQANIPYLFTGYGAWWMVEMLGFVLLPALLYAKGARERRLGLCRFAAANTVIGIVLNRFNVSMIAFNYALPSSERYFPSIWEICISIFVVTMIVTVYRFIVYHMPVLYEHPDFRDAH from the coding sequence ATGGCTGAGCACAGCATCGTTATTCCCACCAGGGACAAGCTGTTCAATTTGGGCGAATTTTTCCGGCCCACACCCGGCAACATCATCACTGCCATCATTCTGGCTGTGGGGCTGACCATCACCATCATCCGCTTCACCATGGGCATTGGCTCGGTCACCAATCTGAGCGACAACCAACCCTGGGGCATGTGGATCGGCTTTGATCTGCTCTGCGGCGTGTGTCTGGCCGCCGGCGGCTACTTTACCACCGTGGCCTGCTACATTATGGGGGTCAACTACCACTCGGCCATCCGGCCGGCCGTGACCACGGCCTTCCTGGGCTACGCCTTTGTGGTCATAGCCCTGCTGTACGACCTGGGCCACCCGCTGCGGCTGCCCTTCATGTTCTTCTTCCCCGGCACCACGTCTGTGCTGTTTGAAGTGGGCCTGTGCGTGGCCACCTACCTCACGGTACTCTTTGTGGAGTTTTCCGTGGCACCCATGGAATGGCTGGCCTCCCGCTTCCCCTGGCTGGTCAAATGGCGCAAGGTCGTCATCAAGATGACCATTCCGCTGACCATCTTTGGCGTGACCCTGTCCACCCTGCACCAGTCTTCGCTGGGTTCGCTCTACCTTATCGCTCCCGGCAAGCTGTATCCCCTGTGGTACTCGCCCTTCATGCCCATGTTCTTCTTTGTGAGCTCCATGGCCGCAGGCGCGTCCATGGTCATCTTTGAAGGCATGTTTGCCCACAAAGGCGTGCACCAGTATATGGACAAGACCCATCTGCGCGAGGCGGACCAGGTGGTCTTCAGCTTTGCGCGGGCCGCGTCGTTCATTCTCTTCGCCTACTTCATGCTCAAGCTCATTGATATGCTGGTGCAGGCCAACATCCCCTATCTCTTCACTGGCTACGGCGCATGGTGGATGGTGGAGATGCTGGGCTTTGTGCTGCTGCCCGCCCTGCTCTACGCCAAGGGCGCTCGGGAACGCCGCCTGGGCCTCTGCCGCTTTGCCGCCGCCAATACCGTGATCGGCATTGTGCTCAACCGCTTCAACGTGAGCATGATCGCCTTCAACTACGCCCTGCCGTCGTCGGAGCGCTATTTCCCCAGCATCTGGGAAATCTGCATCTCCATATTTGTGGTGACCATGATCGTGACGGTGTACCGCTTCATCGTCTACCATATGCCCGTGCTCTACGAACACCCCGACTTCAGGGATGCGCACTAG
- a CDS encoding 4Fe-4S dicluster domain-containing protein, translated as MNRRKFLTFMGSAGVVSALSTAKVAEAGVHTFPYYADSYGVLHDTTRCIGCRRCEEACNKVNHLPKPKTPFTDVSVTATRRRTSAYEWTVVNKYEVDGKPVFRKLQCFHCNDPACASACFAKCFTKLPDGTVSYNGSQCVGCRYCMVACPFYVPGFQYDEAFDPLVQKCTFCEPRLKEGKLPGCVEACPMDALTFGRRSDLLKIARARIAENPERYTNYVYGEADAGGTAWMVLAPAAPKAVPAAADKDAPAKDAHAPDTWKQLGLDTHLGTQPMGELTYGALGTVPMIVAFWPVLFGGAYAITKRRESIYKAEQEKHAKEAREDVAAAVDAAVRKIEETQGPGAADTARRAMTEALKAREVAGSQEHGEDK; from the coding sequence ATGAATCGCAGAAAATTCCTGACTTTTATGGGAAGCGCGGGTGTGGTCTCGGCCCTGAGCACGGCCAAGGTGGCCGAAGCCGGGGTGCACACCTTCCCCTACTATGCAGACAGCTACGGCGTGCTGCACGATACCACGCGCTGCATCGGCTGCCGCCGTTGTGAAGAGGCCTGCAACAAGGTCAACCACCTGCCCAAGCCCAAAACGCCCTTTACCGACGTTTCCGTCACGGCCACGCGCCGCCGTACCTCGGCCTACGAGTGGACGGTGGTAAACAAATACGAAGTCGACGGCAAACCTGTATTCCGTAAATTGCAGTGCTTCCACTGCAACGATCCGGCCTGCGCATCGGCCTGCTTTGCCAAATGCTTTACAAAACTGCCCGACGGCACCGTATCCTACAATGGCAGTCAGTGCGTGGGTTGCCGCTACTGCATGGTCGCCTGTCCCTTCTATGTGCCGGGCTTCCAATATGATGAAGCCTTTGACCCCTTGGTGCAGAAGTGCACCTTCTGCGAGCCGCGTCTCAAGGAAGGCAAGCTGCCCGGCTGTGTGGAAGCCTGCCCCATGGACGCCCTGACCTTCGGCCGCCGCAGCGACCTGCTCAAGATTGCCCGCGCGCGCATTGCCGAAAATCCCGAACGCTACACCAACTACGTCTACGGCGAAGCGGACGCCGGCGGCACCGCCTGGATGGTGCTGGCCCCGGCCGCGCCCAAGGCTGTTCCGGCCGCTGCGGACAAAGACGCCCCCGCCAAGGACGCGCACGCCCCGGACACATGGAAGCAGCTGGGTCTGGATACCCACCTGGGCACCCAGCCCATGGGCGAGCTGACCTACGGCGCACTGGGCACCGTGCCCATGATTGTCGCCTTCTGGCCCGTGCTCTTCGGTGGGGCTTACGCCATCACCAAGCGCCGCGAGTCCATCTACAAAGCGGAGCAGGAAAAGCACGCCAAGGAGGCCCGCGAAGACGTGGCCGCCGCTGTGGACGCCGCCGTACGCAAGATTGAGGAAACCCAGGGACCGGGCGCCGCCGATACGGCCCGCCGCGCCATGACCGAGGCCCTCAAGGCCCGTGAAGTGGCCGGCAGCCAGGAACACGGGGAGGATAAGTAA